From Riemerella anatipestifer ATCC 11845 = DSM 15868, a single genomic window includes:
- a CDS encoding ribonucleoside-diphosphate reductase subunit alpha, translating into MEELQDIWWLNEESEQMLNRGYLLKGETVHGAIKRITTAAAKRLYKPELQPAFEEMIVKGWISFSSPVWANMGTQRGLPISCFNVHIPDSIEGITHKMGEVIMQTKIGGGTSGYFGELRHRGTAVTDNGKSSGAVSFMKLFDTAMDVVSQGGVRRGAFAAYLDIDHGDIEEFLTIKDIGSPIQNLFTGVCVPDYWMQDMIDGDIDKRKIWAKVLESRQQKGLPYVFFTDNVNRNKPQVYKDKGLLVNASNLCSEIMLPSTQEESFICCLSSMNLELYDEWKDTNAVKLAIYFLDAVLSEFIEKTEGNYYLQGARNFAMKHRALGLGVLGYHSYLQKNMIPFESFEATQFNARAFKHIKEQAEAASKELANIYGEPELLKGYGMRNTTLMAIAPTTSSSAILGQTSPGIEPFASNYYKAGLAKGNFMRKNKYLKKLLEEKGLENEETWRNIMLNHGSVQHLDGLTEEEKAVFKTFKEISPMEIISQAAQRQQYIDQAQSLNLQIPSTMPVKDVNFLMIEAWKKGIKTLYYQRSSSVSKELMVNFVTCSSCEA; encoded by the coding sequence ATGGAAGAACTACAAGATATATGGTGGCTAAATGAGGAGTCTGAACAAATGCTCAATAGAGGCTATCTTCTGAAGGGAGAGACAGTGCATGGAGCGATTAAAAGGATTACTACGGCTGCTGCAAAGAGGCTTTATAAACCAGAGTTACAACCAGCCTTCGAAGAGATGATTGTGAAAGGTTGGATTAGCTTTTCGTCTCCTGTATGGGCGAATATGGGAACGCAGAGAGGTCTTCCAATTTCTTGTTTCAATGTTCATATTCCAGATAGTATTGAGGGGATTACCCACAAAATGGGAGAAGTTATTATGCAAACCAAAATAGGTGGTGGTACTTCTGGTTATTTTGGGGAGCTTCGTCATAGAGGGACGGCGGTTACGGATAACGGTAAGTCGTCTGGGGCAGTTTCTTTTATGAAGTTGTTTGATACGGCTATGGATGTGGTTTCTCAAGGAGGAGTAAGAAGAGGAGCTTTTGCAGCTTATTTGGATATAGACCACGGAGATATAGAGGAGTTTTTAACGATAAAAGATATTGGTAGCCCAATTCAAAACCTATTCACAGGTGTCTGTGTACCAGATTATTGGATGCAAGATATGATAGATGGAGACATTGATAAGAGAAAGATTTGGGCTAAAGTTTTAGAAAGCAGACAACAAAAAGGCTTGCCGTATGTTTTCTTCACCGATAATGTCAATAGAAATAAACCTCAAGTTTATAAAGATAAAGGGTTGTTGGTTAATGCGAGTAACCTTTGTTCAGAAATTATGTTGCCATCTACTCAGGAGGAGTCGTTTATATGTTGTCTTTCTTCTATGAATTTGGAACTTTATGATGAGTGGAAGGATACTAATGCGGTTAAATTGGCGATTTATTTCTTAGATGCAGTATTGTCCGAATTTATAGAAAAAACGGAAGGTAACTATTACTTACAAGGAGCTAGAAATTTTGCGATGAAACACAGAGCGTTAGGTCTAGGTGTTTTAGGGTATCATTCGTATTTGCAAAAAAATATGATTCCTTTTGAAAGTTTTGAAGCTACTCAATTCAATGCTAGAGCATTCAAACATATCAAAGAACAAGCGGAAGCAGCTTCTAAAGAGTTAGCTAATATTTATGGCGAGCCAGAATTGCTTAAAGGTTACGGTATGAGGAATACTACGCTGATGGCAATCGCACCTACCACTTCTAGTTCGGCTATTTTAGGACAAACTTCTCCAGGGATAGAGCCTTTTGCATCAAACTATTATAAAGCTGGTTTGGCTAAAGGTAATTTTATGAGAAAAAATAAATACCTTAAAAAATTGCTAGAAGAGAAAGGTTTAGAAAACGAAGAAACATGGAGAAACATTATGCTTAATCATGGTTCTGTACAACATTTAGATGGGCTTACGGAAGAGGAAAAAGCTGTTTTCAAGACTTTCAAAGAAATTTCTCCTATGGAAATTATCAGTCAAGCGGCTCAAAGACAGCAGTATATAGACCAAGCTCAATCTTTGAACTTGCAAATTCCGTCCACAATGCCAGTAAAAGATGTTAACTTCTTGATGATAGAGGCGTGGAAGAAAGGCATTAAAACTCTTTACTATCAGAGAAGTTCGTCCGTATCCAAAGAATTGATGGTAAACTTTGTAACTTGTTCTAGTTGTGAAGCATAG
- a CDS encoding ribonucleotide-diphosphate reductase subunit beta, with amino-acid sequence MGIFEKRINYKPFEYPEVMQYIEAINKSFWVHSEVDFTADIQDFHSQLEPHEKNAVKNALLAIAQIEVSVKTFWGNLYNHLPKPEFNGLGATFAECEFRHSEAYSRLLEVLGYNNEFLNVIENPAIRKRIDFLTDVLRNSNSSTPKEYVSSLLLFSILIENVSLFSQFAIILSFTRFKGYMKNVSNIIAWTSVDEQIHANAGIYIINKIKEEQPELLQEEDIEAIYNIVKTSVELEAEILDWIFEMGDLDHLSKKQLLSFMKYRIDDSLKRIGMASMFNITEEEYKPMVWFEEEVFANSLDDFFAKRPVDYTKHDKSITANDLF; translated from the coding sequence ATGGGGATTTTTGAGAAAAGAATAAACTACAAACCTTTTGAGTATCCAGAAGTAATGCAGTATATAGAGGCGATTAATAAGTCTTTTTGGGTACATTCAGAGGTAGATTTTACGGCGGATATACAAGACTTTCATTCGCAGCTAGAGCCTCATGAGAAAAATGCAGTTAAGAATGCTTTGTTAGCAATTGCTCAGATTGAGGTGTCTGTAAAGACCTTTTGGGGTAATCTTTATAATCATCTCCCTAAGCCTGAGTTTAACGGATTAGGAGCAACCTTTGCAGAGTGTGAGTTTAGACATTCTGAAGCGTATTCAAGGCTGCTTGAAGTTTTAGGATATAATAATGAGTTTCTTAATGTAATTGAAAATCCTGCTATTAGAAAAAGGATAGATTTTCTGACCGATGTGTTGAGGAACTCAAATTCTTCAACGCCTAAAGAATATGTATCTTCTTTGTTGTTATTCAGTATTTTAATAGAAAATGTATCATTGTTCTCTCAATTCGCCATTATTCTCTCCTTTACGAGGTTTAAGGGGTATATGAAAAATGTGTCTAACATTATTGCGTGGACTTCTGTAGATGAGCAAATTCATGCCAATGCAGGGATTTATATCATCAATAAAATAAAGGAAGAACAGCCTGAGCTTCTTCAAGAGGAAGATATAGAGGCGATTTATAATATTGTTAAAACCTCGGTAGAGCTAGAGGCGGAAATATTAGATTGGATTTTTGAGATGGGAGATTTAGACCATTTATCAAAAAAACAACTTCTAAGTTTTATGAAATATCGTATAGACGATAGTTTGAAAAGAATTGGTATGGCTTCTATGTTTAATATTACAGAGGAAGAATACAAGCCGATGGTATGGTTTGAGGAGGAAGTTTTTGCTAACTCATTAGACGATTTCTTTGCCAAAAGACCAGTAGATTATACAAAACACGATAAGAGTATTACCGCTAACGATTTGTTTTAG
- a CDS encoding ComF family protein: protein MFLDFFLPNRCLKCNLIISSDEIVCWACKSHINFTYNDFGGKGDFYQKVVLKFPVNKAFSLMKYEKKELSQDIIHALKYHSMERVGKVLAHWVSENMDLSHQGIDILTNIPLHPKKQRERGYNQLHLFTKTLSQLQRIPYSHYLLKRNFYSKPQALKQKLDREKMQNIFSVDEKIEGKHILLIDDVYTTGNTMSKAVWELLKGNGNQVSVLVLAIDE from the coding sequence ATGTTTTTAGATTTTTTTCTGCCCAATAGATGCCTAAAGTGTAATCTCATTATTTCCTCTGATGAAATCGTTTGCTGGGCGTGTAAGTCTCATATCAATTTTACCTACAATGATTTTGGAGGAAAAGGGGATTTTTATCAAAAAGTTGTTCTTAAATTTCCAGTAAATAAGGCTTTTAGTTTGATGAAGTACGAGAAAAAAGAACTTTCTCAAGATATTATACACGCCTTAAAGTACCATTCTATGGAGCGTGTGGGTAAGGTGTTAGCTCATTGGGTTTCTGAAAATATGGATTTATCTCATCAAGGGATAGATATATTAACTAATATTCCACTTCATCCTAAAAAACAAAGAGAGAGAGGGTATAATCAGTTGCATTTATTTACAAAAACATTATCTCAGTTGCAGAGGATACCTTATTCTCATTATCTTCTTAAAAGAAATTTCTATTCTAAGCCTCAAGCCTTAAAGCAAAAATTGGATAGAGAAAAGATGCAAAATATATTTTCTGTAGATGAGAAAATAGAAGGTAAACACATCTTACTTATAGACGATGTATATACCACAGGAAATACAATGAGTAAAGCGGTTTGGGAGCTTTTAAAAGGAAATGGGAATCAGGTGAGTGTTTTGGTTTTGGCAATAGATGAATAA
- a CDS encoding HD domain-containing protein translates to MSTLIDNTKNFVKNKLEGAEAGHDWFHIERVWKLSQKILSTEKAANEEVVNLAALLHDIADPKFHNGDETLALQVSRDFLMKENVSDETIDEVLFIIKHLSFKNKESQPKELPIEFKIVQDADRLDAIGAIGVARAFNFGGYKNNLMYNPEILPQKNFDKEQYKKSEGTTINHFYEKLLLLKDLMQTAEGKRIAEKRYQFMLIFLETFYREWNLLE, encoded by the coding sequence ATGAGTACACTTATTGACAATACAAAGAATTTTGTAAAAAATAAATTGGAAGGAGCAGAGGCGGGACACGATTGGTTTCATATAGAAAGAGTTTGGAAACTTTCACAAAAAATTTTAAGTACCGAAAAGGCAGCTAATGAGGAAGTGGTAAATCTTGCGGCTTTATTACACGATATAGCCGACCCTAAATTCCATAATGGAGACGAGACTTTAGCGCTCCAAGTATCAAGAGATTTTTTAATGAAGGAAAATGTTTCTGATGAAACCATAGATGAAGTTTTATTTATCATCAAACATCTTTCCTTTAAAAATAAAGAGAGTCAACCGAAAGAATTGCCGATAGAGTTTAAAATTGTGCAAGATGCAGATAGGTTAGATGCTATCGGAGCGATAGGTGTGGCAAGAGCGTTCAATTTTGGAGGGTATAAAAATAACCTAATGTACAACCCTGAGATATTACCTCAAAAAAACTTTGATAAAGAGCAATATAAAAAATCGGAAGGAACTACAATTAACCATTTTTATGAAAAATTATTACTTCTAAAAGATTTAATGCAAACTGCTGAAGGCAAAAGGATTGCAGAAAAAAGGTATCAGTTTATGTTAATTTTTTTAGAAACTTTCTATCGTGAGTGGAATTTATTGGAATAA
- the gdhA gene encoding NADP-specific glutamate dehydrogenase — MEQYNVEQKIQEFIANVEAKNPNEPEFLQAVKEVAVTVIPFIATKEEYRGKKLLERMVEPERTIIFRVPWVDDKGEIQVNRGFRIQMNSAIGPYKGGIRFHPTVNLSVLKFLAFEQVFKNSLTTLPMGGGKGGSDFDPQGKSDMEIMRFCQAFMTELCKHIGPQTDVPAGDIGVGAREIGYLFGQYKKIRNEFTGVLTGKGLAYGGSLIRPEATGYGVVYFAEQMLRTIGEEVKGKTFTVSGFGNVAWGVIKKIDQLGGKAVTISGPDGYVYDKDGITGEKIDFLLELRASGNNRAEDYVKKYPEAEFHAGKRPWEVKCDVAIPSATQNELDLEDAKKLVENGCICVTEAANMPSTLDAINHFIDNKVLFSPGKASNAGGVATSGLEMTQNSIRLNWTSEEVDARLKEIMIGIHKVCRDYGKEENGYVNYVKGANIAGFVKVAEAMLAQGVV, encoded by the coding sequence ATGGAACAATATAATGTAGAACAAAAAATTCAAGAATTTATAGCAAATGTAGAGGCTAAAAATCCTAATGAGCCAGAATTTTTACAAGCTGTAAAAGAGGTGGCTGTTACTGTAATCCCGTTCATCGCCACCAAAGAAGAATATAGAGGTAAAAAACTTCTGGAAAGAATGGTAGAGCCAGAAAGGACAATTATCTTTAGAGTTCCTTGGGTAGATGACAAAGGAGAAATACAGGTAAATAGAGGGTTTAGGATTCAAATGAATTCTGCTATCGGACCTTATAAAGGAGGAATTAGATTTCACCCAACGGTAAATCTTTCAGTACTTAAATTTTTAGCGTTTGAACAAGTGTTCAAAAACTCTTTAACCACACTTCCTATGGGTGGAGGTAAAGGAGGTTCTGATTTTGACCCGCAAGGGAAGTCGGATATGGAAATTATGAGATTCTGCCAAGCATTTATGACAGAGCTTTGTAAACATATTGGGCCTCAAACCGATGTTCCTGCTGGCGATATAGGTGTGGGAGCTCGTGAGATAGGGTATCTTTTCGGTCAATATAAGAAGATAAGAAACGAATTTACAGGAGTACTTACTGGTAAAGGATTAGCTTATGGTGGTTCTTTAATTCGTCCAGAGGCTACAGGGTATGGAGTGGTTTACTTTGCAGAGCAAATGCTAAGAACGATAGGTGAGGAAGTTAAAGGTAAAACATTTACGGTTTCAGGATTTGGAAATGTGGCTTGGGGAGTAATTAAGAAAATTGACCAACTAGGAGGTAAGGCGGTTACTATTTCTGGTCCAGATGGATATGTTTATGATAAAGACGGTATCACTGGTGAAAAAATAGATTTCTTACTAGAGCTTAGAGCGAGCGGAAACAACCGTGCAGAGGATTATGTTAAAAAATATCCAGAGGCGGAGTTCCACGCAGGCAAGCGTCCTTGGGAGGTGAAATGCGATGTGGCTATTCCTTCTGCTACTCAGAACGAGTTAGATTTGGAAGATGCTAAAAAATTAGTAGAAAATGGTTGTATTTGTGTTACTGAAGCAGCTAATATGCCTTCTACATTAGATGCGATTAATCACTTTATAGATAATAAAGTTCTTTTCTCTCCTGGTAAAGCGTCTAACGCTGGTGGTGTGGCTACTTCTGGATTAGAGATGACTCAAAACTCTATCCGTCTTAATTGGACTTCTGAAGAAGTAGACGCTAGATTAAAAGAAATTATGATAGGTATACATAAAGTATGTAGAGATTACGGAAAAGAGGAAAATGGTTATGTAAACTATGTGAAAGGAGCAAACATCGCTGGGTTTGTTAAAGTAGCAGAAGCTATGTTAGCACAAGGTGTTGTTTAA
- the dprA gene encoding DNA-processing protein DprA: MVNAEEILYSIALRRSPLVGDVIFASLVSEVGSAKEAWGLSKLELRKISGVGKQIASNIGDKNLLKFAEKEIEFCIKNEIKIHLRHLNQLPRLLGECYDAPAILFQKGDYEDTANNISIVGTRNATAYGKSFLEDLIVQFKNKNIQVISGLALGTDGIAHQEALKNNIKTSAVLAHGLHIIYPSKHKILAEEILNNGGALFSEFCSDEKPDREHFLQRNRIVAGLSANTIVVESAYAGGSISTASFANQYNREVYALAGRLTDKYSQGCNHLIFQNKAKIISSIKGLLKDLDLDNTSKVLELFPSVEVSLTPVQEPVYDIIKEVNDISLDDLSEKLNQPISKVFPVLLELELLGLIRANSGRRYSII; this comes from the coding sequence ATGGTAAATGCGGAAGAAATTTTATATTCTATTGCTCTTCGGCGAAGCCCATTGGTGGGAGATGTTATATTTGCAAGTTTGGTTAGCGAGGTAGGCTCTGCTAAGGAAGCGTGGGGTCTGTCTAAGTTGGAATTACGGAAAATATCAGGCGTAGGTAAGCAAATTGCCTCAAACATCGGAGATAAAAATCTTTTAAAATTTGCTGAAAAGGAAATAGAGTTCTGCATTAAAAACGAAATAAAAATCCACTTACGACATCTTAATCAGCTTCCTCGTCTTTTAGGTGAATGTTATGATGCTCCTGCTATTCTTTTTCAAAAAGGAGATTATGAGGATACCGCTAATAATATTAGTATTGTTGGGACGAGAAATGCCACTGCTTATGGTAAGTCGTTTTTGGAGGATTTAATTGTTCAGTTTAAAAATAAAAATATTCAAGTCATTAGTGGTTTAGCTTTAGGTACAGACGGAATAGCTCATCAAGAGGCTTTAAAAAACAATATAAAAACTTCAGCGGTTTTAGCACACGGTTTACATATCATTTATCCGTCCAAACATAAAATTCTCGCTGAAGAAATATTAAATAATGGTGGAGCTTTGTTTTCTGAATTCTGCTCTGATGAAAAGCCAGATAGAGAACATTTTTTGCAAAGAAATCGTATTGTGGCAGGGCTTTCGGCTAATACGATTGTGGTAGAGTCTGCTTATGCAGGAGGCTCTATTAGCACGGCGAGTTTTGCTAATCAGTATAATAGAGAAGTGTATGCTTTGGCAGGGCGTCTTACAGATAAATATAGCCAAGGTTGCAATCATCTTATTTTTCAAAATAAAGCTAAAATCATATCTTCTATTAAAGGTTTGCTAAAAGACCTAGATTTGGATAATACTTCTAAAGTTTTGGAGCTTTTTCCTTCAGTTGAAGTTTCTTTAACTCCTGTTCAGGAGCCTGTTTATGATATTATTAAGGAGGTTAATGATATTTCATTAGATGACTTGTCAGAAAAATTAAATCAACCCATATCTAAAGTGTTTCCTGTTTTATTGGAATTAGAATTATTGGGGTTGATAAGGGCAAATTCTGGGAGGAGATATTCTATCATTTAG
- a CDS encoding group III truncated hemoglobin yields MKALENRQDIEVLVNRFYDKVEKDATIGFFFNEVAKVNWNEHLPKMYAFWETLLFSKVSYKGNPMGAHFPINDLVPMEKHHFEHWLKLWIETIDELYEGSMAETAKYKAANIANLMAYKMEMARR; encoded by the coding sequence ATGAAAGCACTAGAAAATCGTCAGGATATAGAAGTATTGGTCAATCGTTTTTATGATAAGGTTGAGAAAGACGCTACCATAGGCTTTTTCTTTAACGAGGTTGCAAAAGTAAACTGGAACGAGCATTTGCCAAAAATGTATGCCTTTTGGGAGACACTATTGTTTAGCAAAGTATCCTACAAAGGAAATCCGATGGGAGCCCACTTTCCCATCAATGATTTGGTTCCTATGGAAAAACATCACTTTGAACATTGGTTAAAACTTTGGATAGAAACTATTGATGAACTCTACGAAGGTTCTATGGCAGAAACAGCCAAATACAAAGCGGCTAATATTGCTAATTTAATGGCTTATAAGATGGAAATGGCAAGGCGCTAG
- the ruvC gene encoding crossover junction endodeoxyribonuclease RuvC: MKVEKIILGIDPGTSVMGFGIISVLNQKMELVSINELILKKYPNHETKLKYIFERTLSLIDEFHPDEVALEAPFYGKNVQSMLKLGRAQGVAMAASLYRDIPITEYSPKKIKMAITGNGNASKEQVAGMLQNLLKLKEFPTKYLDASDGLAVAVCHHFNSGKLATSKNYSGWESFIKQNPDRVK; encoded by the coding sequence GTGAAAGTGGAGAAGATTATACTGGGTATAGACCCTGGTACTAGTGTAATGGGTTTTGGTATTATTTCTGTGTTAAATCAGAAGATGGAATTGGTTTCCATTAACGAGTTGATTTTAAAAAAATACCCTAACCACGAAACTAAATTGAAGTATATTTTTGAGAGAACTCTATCGCTTATAGACGAGTTTCATCCAGACGAAGTGGCACTAGAAGCTCCTTTTTATGGGAAAAATGTGCAGAGTATGCTGAAGTTGGGGCGGGCACAAGGGGTGGCTATGGCGGCAAGTCTATATAGAGATATTCCTATTACTGAGTATTCTCCCAAAAAAATAAAAATGGCGATTACAGGCAATGGTAACGCAAGCAAAGAACAAGTGGCAGGAATGTTGCAAAATTTACTTAAACTTAAGGAGTTTCCTACCAAATATTTAGATGCGTCTGATGGACTAGCAGTGGCGGTTTGTCATCATTTTAATTCAGGCAAATTGGCAACGAGTAAAAATTATTCAGGGTGGGAAAGTTTTATAAAACAAAATCCAGATAGGGTAAAATAG
- a CDS encoding carboxypeptidase-like regulatory domain-containing protein: MRVIFLLVLLRITLINAQSIKGYIKDFRETPLSGAVIYIDGTQYKTKSNQDGKFYLSDVKAKTGNLIVEKKGFSSKIIPIEGLYSQALEIKLEKETEIPEVKLLAYTDKAYKRYIEKFLNTLLGYDRAMVYVKNPKDIQLAYDREEHILKARAKAPLIISNEKLGYVVNYNLLEFELNLSDNSLKYLGTSFFSPMKGSFHKQLKWQTERLNAYYGSSLHFFRALYQDRLSEEGFSVDWIIRKRNEKYPSLEELKVYRTYIDDFRKKISKDSVIVFNKYPPHIEDIARRKEEEPMFYSAIIERNILSDKFRKNSENRVFLEFKDLLGVNYKKYFYTVHKKQIQKTEMPVSKNNILDCRGLSFEVYSDGNYSNPSELVFEEGWARSNLSELLPLDFEP; this comes from the coding sequence ATGAGAGTAATTTTTCTGTTAGTTTTATTGAGAATTACTTTAATAAACGCTCAAAGTATTAAAGGTTACATTAAGGATTTTCGAGAAACTCCATTGTCAGGGGCTGTGATTTATATAGATGGAACTCAATATAAAACGAAATCTAATCAAGATGGGAAATTTTACTTGTCAGATGTGAAGGCGAAGACAGGAAACCTTATCGTTGAAAAAAAAGGGTTTTCCTCAAAAATAATACCGATTGAAGGATTATATAGCCAAGCATTAGAAATTAAATTAGAAAAAGAAACGGAAATTCCGGAGGTCAAACTATTGGCATACACAGATAAGGCGTACAAGCGTTATATCGAAAAGTTTCTTAATACTCTCTTGGGGTATGATAGGGCGATGGTTTATGTTAAAAACCCGAAGGATATACAATTGGCATACGATAGAGAGGAGCATATCCTTAAGGCTCGTGCAAAAGCACCTCTTATTATTAGTAACGAAAAATTGGGATATGTTGTAAATTATAACTTGTTGGAATTTGAACTGAACCTTTCCGATAATAGTCTGAAGTATCTTGGAACTTCTTTTTTTAGTCCTATGAAAGGCTCTTTTCATAAGCAATTAAAGTGGCAAACAGAAAGGCTTAATGCTTACTATGGTAGTTCCTTACATTTTTTCAGAGCTCTTTATCAAGACAGATTATCTGAAGAGGGTTTTTCTGTGGATTGGATTATAAGGAAGCGTAATGAAAAATATCCATCGTTGGAAGAACTGAAAGTTTATCGCACTTATATTGATGATTTTAGGAAAAAGATTTCCAAAGATTCAGTCATTGTATTTAATAAATACCCTCCTCATATAGAAGATATTGCAAGAAGGAAGGAAGAAGAACCTATGTTCTACTCTGCTATAATAGAAAGAAATATATTATCAGATAAATTTAGGAAAAATAGTGAAAATAGAGTTTTTTTGGAGTTTAAGGATTTACTTGGAGTTAATTATAAAAAGTATTTCTATACAGTGCACAAAAAACAAATACAAAAAACAGAAATGCCTGTATCCAAAAATAACATATTAGATTGTAGAGGGCTTAGCTTTGAAGTTTATTCAGATGGTAATTATTCCAATCCTAGTGAACTTGTATTTGAGGAAGGGTGGGCAAGAAGTAATCTTTCGGAGCTTTTACCATTGGATTTTGAACCATAG
- a CDS encoding Lrp/AsnC family transcriptional regulator, with product MKLDQVDFSILRELVKDSSQSVKEIAAKVSLSVTPVHDRIRKMEASGYIKGYTAIVDAEKLGYGFTTYLQIKLIKHQEEIFEKFKTEILSFEEVTEVAFVSGDYDAIVKLLLKDLHHYEEFILKKISKLDVIDNVKSSFIFKYIKNDNRVMNVESIK from the coding sequence ATGAAGTTAGATCAAGTTGATTTTAGTATCCTTAGGGAATTGGTTAAAGACAGCAGTCAAAGTGTAAAAGAAATAGCTGCTAAAGTGAGTTTATCGGTAACACCTGTGCATGATAGAATAAGAAAGATGGAGGCTAGTGGCTACATCAAAGGATACACTGCTATTGTAGATGCCGAAAAGTTGGGGTATGGTTTTACTACCTATCTACAGATTAAACTCATAAAACATCAGGAAGAAATATTTGAAAAGTTTAAGACAGAGATTTTATCTTTTGAAGAAGTTACAGAAGTGGCTTTTGTTTCGGGAGATTATGATGCCATTGTAAAACTTTTGTTGAAAGACCTGCATCATTACGAAGAATTTATACTTAAAAAAATATCAAAGTTAGATGTAATAGATAATGTTAAAAGTAGTTTTATTTTCAAGTACATTAAGAATGATAATCGAGTGATGAATGTTGAGAGTATTAAATAA